The window ATTAAATCGTCGGATGATTTATTTGCTAGAAAATTTGAACAAGAAGATACCGAAATCCTTGATTTAATTGATAAAGAAATTTTATTTGCAAAGCAGGCTTAGCCAATTAATTATTTGTATCAGTTTTAATACTATTCTTATCCCAAAACAGTATTATTTTAGCAAATAAGATTAACTAAACGATATGAATAAATATTGGCTTACCATTTCAGCATTAGCATTAATAGCATCAGCAAATGCACAACAGGGTACTTCATTAACTGAAAAAGATTATGAACGTGCTGAAAGTTTTTTGAGTTATGGCACTGGGAAATATATTGATCATGGAGCTGTACAGCCAAACTGGATTGATGCAAATACGTTTTGGTACTCCACCAAAGCTGGAGCTGGCGAACAAACATATTTAGTAGATGCCGTAAAAAAAACTAAAACCTTAACCACTGAATATAAAAGTGCTGGCGGTGGAGCACAAAATTTTCGTCGAGGCGGCCGTGGGGAAGTAATTTCTCCTGATGGTAAAAAATCGGTATTGATTAAAGATTACAATTTATTTGTTAAAGATATTGCTTCAGGGAAACTGACGCAACTTACAACTGATGGCATTAAAGATTATGGTTATGCGACAGACAATGCAGGCTGGAAGCATAGTGGTGGAGCAATTGTACGCTGGTCGCCAGATTCAAAAAAAGTTGCAACATTTCAGCAAGATCAAAGAAATTCTAGCGATATGTATTTGGTTAGTACAAATGTTGGTGCGCCAAAACTAGAAGCTTGGAAATATCCTTTGCCAGGTGATAAAGCTATCGCAACCATAAGAAGAGTGGTTATTGATGTAGAAAATCCGAAAGTAGTTTCGTTAAATATTCCTGCCGATCCTCATCGAGGAACTTTAAGTGATGACATTTCTAGCAGTGGCACTTTTGATGATATTGATTGGAAAGCTGATGGTACAGAAGTTGCTTTTGTATCAACATCGCGAGATCATAAAAACGAAAAATTCCGTATAGCAAATGCTTTAACGGGCGAAGTTAGAGAGGTATTTGAAGAGACGGTTAAAACACAGTTTGAATCCGGTCAGGGCACTATTAATTGGAGATATCTTCCTGCATCTAAAGAGATTATCTGGTACTCTGAGCGTGATAATTGGGGTCATTTATACCTCTATAATTCATTAACTGGAAAAGTTAAAAATCAAATTACTAAAGGCGATTTCGTAATCACTCGCTTAATTAAAGTTGACGAAAAAACACGCACATTATACTTTATAGCAAACGGACGAGAAAAAGGGAACCCATATTTTGGTCACTTTTATAAAATAGGTTTCGATGGTAAAAACTTGGTTTCCTTAACCCCAGAAGATGGAAATCATATTGTATCTCTATCGCCTTCTGAAAATTATTTTATTGATAGCTATTCAAAACCAGATGTTCCGCCCGTAACCTTAATGCGGAGCTTAGATGGGAAACTTATTGTAAATCTTGAGAAAACTGATGTAAGCAGGTTGATAGCAACTGGCTGGAAAGCCCCAACGCCAGTAACTGTAAAAGCACATGATGGTACTACTGATATTTACGGTTTAATTTTTACGCCGACAAAAATGGATGCAAGTAAAAAATATCCTGTTATCGATTATATATATCCTGGTCCGCAAGGTGGAAGTGTTGGCAGTTGGGCTTTTTCTGCTTCTCGAGGAGATAATCAAGCTTTGGCAGAATTAGGTTTTATTGTGGTCGTAATAGAAGGTACAAGTAATCCAGATCGATCAAAAAGTTTTCATGATATGAGTTATGGTAACATGGCTGAAAATACTTTGCCAGATCAAATTACCGCAATTAAACAATTGGCTTTAAAATATCCTATTGATACAAATAAGGTCGGTATCTGGGGTCATTCTGGTGGTGGTTTTGCTACTGCAACAGCAATGTTTAAATATCCTGATTTTTTCAAAGTGGGTATTTCAGAATCTGGAAATCACGACAATAGAAACTACGAGGATGATTGGGGCGAACGTTATAATGGTTTAGTAGAAAACTCGAATTACGAAGCACAAGCCAATCAAAATTACGCGAAGAATTTGAAAGGAAAATTAATGTTGGTGCATGGTTTAATGGATGATAATGTTCCACCATCGAACACTTTATTGGTTGTAGAAGCCTTAGAAAAGGCAAATAAATCTTTCGATTTAGTTCTTTTTCCAAATAGCGCTCACGGTTATGGGCTATATTCGCCATATATGATGCGACGACGATGGGATTATTTTGTTAAAAATCTTTTAGGTTTGGAACCTCCAAAAGATTATTTAATGAAGGGACCAACAAGATAATAATTCACCAGAAAGGACAGCTAACAACTGTCCTTTTTTATTATACTCCATCAAACAATATAAGTGGTTTACTGTATTGTATTTAAATTTGTTTAGCATGGGAAAATCAAGGTCAAAAAATAATATAATTATTACGGGTACAACCGGAATGGTAGGGGAAGGAGTTTTAATTCAATGCCTAAACAGTACAGAAATTAACACAATTTTAGTAATTAATCGTAAACCCTGCGGATACAGTCACCCAAAATTAAAGGAAATTATTCATCAAGATTTTTTAAATCTTTCCCCAATAGAAGATCAGTTGGTTGGTTATAATGCTTGCTTTTTTTGCTTAGGAATAACATCTGTTGGTGCAGATGCCGATGTATATTTTAAAATGACTTATACACTTACCATGCATGTTGCCGAAATGCTAAGTAAACTGAATAATAATATGACTTTCTGTTACGTTTCTGGTGGTGGCACCAATGTAAATGGTAAAATGAAATGGGCGCAGGTAAAGGGTAAAACAGAAATTGATTTGATGAAACTACCTTTTGATCAGGTATTTAATTTTAGGCCCGGTTTTATTAAACCAGTTGATCCACAAAAATACGTTCATAATTTCTATAAATATGTTAATTGGTTATTTCCGATTGGAAGAGCAATTTATCCAGCTGGGTTTTGCACAATGGCAGAATTAGGCAATGCAATGATCAATACTTTAAGCCATCACGAAGAAAGAAAAATTTTAGAAGGAAAAGATATTATATCCTTAGCAAACGAACCATCATAACAAAAAAGCACCAATTTATTGGTGCTTTTTTTTATTTCTTATTATCTTGTTTACGCTGATTGTCCTTATTCGAGGTTTGATCAGATCTTTGTCCGCCGCCATTCGTTATACCTTGGATTTTCTTGTCCACCTTAACATCGTGGTTGGCTCTATCAGCTATCGAACTTCCTTGTGTTGTCGGATTGTTTTTTGGTGTGTTTACGTTTTTCATTGCTATACAATTTAGTTAAACTTAATATGTAGAACGTTATAATATTAACCACAGTGAATAAATTATGTTTTAAATTTTTGAAGATTTAACTGAACTTAAGTTAAAATTAAATGATGATTTGGAAACGAGCGTTCACTGGATTTTAGTAAATGCAGTCCCGCTGTACCTCCTGCCGATGAAAATATCGGCATCCATACCATCGGGTTTATAATGAAGGGCAGCTTATAGCCAGTTGCATAATGGTTTTGTAAAAAAAAAAATGATAGGTATTAGGTGAAAATAAAAATTTAAGCTTTTTTATTTTGCCCAACAAGGAACCGTGGGTTTTACTTTAATAGTAGCAAATACCTGCGTAAGCTAAACCTGACTGCACGAATGCCGATTTTTATTCGGCAGCAGAAAAGGCAGGAGGTATGTAAATTTCAGCAGCAACTTGCTTTCCAAACCTTCTAAATCTTAAAAAATCTTTGGTCGGTTAAGCCAAATGCTATATTAAACTGCTTCATTGTTATTCTCTCCATAAAATTTAATTATTTGTATTAAATCAATTACTTGGATTGGTTTTTGTTTAATTGGCATATTACTTATTAATTTAGCAGATCGGAACAACAAAACAATTGTGAAAAAAAACTTCTTATTACTTACCATAACTTGCCTTATTATATTTTCGGCAAACGCTCAACAAAAAACATATTTAGAAATGTTAACTAATCAGCCGAAATGGGTTGATTCCATTTTTAAAAAATTAAATCGTAGAGATCGGATTGCACAAATGTTTTTCGTTCGGGCACATACCAATCTTGGTAAAAAATATTCTGATTCTGTAGGCTTAGTTATAAAAAGGGAACAATTAGGGGGTGTAATATTTTTCCAAGGTGGGCCGGTTCGTCAGGCTGTAGTTACAAATGCCTACCAAAAAGTTAGTCGGGTTCCTTTACTAATTGCTGATGATGGAGAATGGGGCTTAGGGATGCGTTTGGATAGTACCATTTCTTACCCTTATCAAATGACGCTGGGCGCTATCCAAAATAAAGACTTGATTTATAAAATGGGTATAGAAGTTGCGAAAGATTTTAAACGTATTGGAATGCAAATGAACTTAGCGCCAGATGCCGATGTAAATAATAATCCAAAAAATCCAGTAATAAACTATCGATCATTTGGTGAAAATAAATATAACGTAGCGGTAAAAACAGCCTCTTATATGAAAGGAATGCAAGATGGTGGTTTGCTTACTACACTTAAACATTTTCCTGGACATGGAGATACTGATGTAGATTCTCATTACGATTTACCTCAACTTACCTTTAGCGCAGCCCGATTAGATAGCTTGGAAATGTACCCTTTTAAAGAATTAATTAAGCAAGGTGCATCTGGAATAATGATTGCGCATATGAATATTCCGGCACTTGATAATACGCCAAACTTACCTTCAACCTTATCAAAACCTATTGTTACGGGTATTTTGAAAGAAAAGTTAGGCTTTAAAGGATTAATTGTTTCTGATGCGATGGATATGAAAGGTGTTGTAAAATATTTTAAAAATGGAGAAGCTGATTTATTAGGTGTAATTGCTGGAAACGATATTTTAGAGCTGTCAGAAAACAGCGACCGGGCAATACATTTGGTTCGAAAAGCTGTGCGTAGTGGAAGGATCAATATGGCATCAATTAATGAAAGTGTAAGGAAAATTTTAACTGCAAAATATTGGGCTGGTTTAAATGTAAAAGATACAATAGTTACCCAAGGAGTTGTTGCGGGCGTAAATAGGAGTGCTAGCAACGCTTTAGTGCAGGAGCTTGCAAATGCGTCAGTAACTTTATTAAAAGGT is drawn from Pedobacter mucosus and contains these coding sequences:
- a CDS encoding glycoside hydrolase family 3 protein encodes the protein MLTNQPKWVDSIFKKLNRRDRIAQMFFVRAHTNLGKKYSDSVGLVIKREQLGGVIFFQGGPVRQAVVTNAYQKVSRVPLLIADDGEWGLGMRLDSTISYPYQMTLGAIQNKDLIYKMGIEVAKDFKRIGMQMNLAPDADVNNNPKNPVINYRSFGENKYNVAVKTASYMKGMQDGGLLTTLKHFPGHGDTDVDSHYDLPQLTFSAARLDSLEMYPFKELIKQGASGIMIAHMNIPALDNTPNLPSTLSKPIVTGILKEKLGFKGLIVSDAMDMKGVVKYFKNGEADLLGVIAGNDILELSENSDRAIHLVRKAVRSGRINMASINESVRKILTAKYWAGLNVKDTIVTQGVVAGVNRSASNALVQELANASVTLLKGKDYLKTLIPIRRTAIISIGVPSVTTFQKEIAKGYYNSVYYVLDKDANATQISNVAREIGAFDQVIVGIHDSRARPGNNIPLNAGIKNFIKELTTKNATFALFANPYNLAGLPGLENSKALIVAYQKEDFMQKSAAAVINNRLVPTGKLPVSILPNFKFGDGL
- a CDS encoding epimerase, which produces MGKSRSKNNIIITGTTGMVGEGVLIQCLNSTEINTILVINRKPCGYSHPKLKEIIHQDFLNLSPIEDQLVGYNACFFCLGITSVGADADVYFKMTYTLTMHVAEMLSKLNNNMTFCYVSGGGTNVNGKMKWAQVKGKTEIDLMKLPFDQVFNFRPGFIKPVDPQKYVHNFYKYVNWLFPIGRAIYPAGFCTMAELGNAMINTLSHHEERKILEGKDIISLANEPS
- a CDS encoding S9 family peptidase, translating into MNKYWLTISALALIASANAQQGTSLTEKDYERAESFLSYGTGKYIDHGAVQPNWIDANTFWYSTKAGAGEQTYLVDAVKKTKTLTTEYKSAGGGAQNFRRGGRGEVISPDGKKSVLIKDYNLFVKDIASGKLTQLTTDGIKDYGYATDNAGWKHSGGAIVRWSPDSKKVATFQQDQRNSSDMYLVSTNVGAPKLEAWKYPLPGDKAIATIRRVVIDVENPKVVSLNIPADPHRGTLSDDISSSGTFDDIDWKADGTEVAFVSTSRDHKNEKFRIANALTGEVREVFEETVKTQFESGQGTINWRYLPASKEIIWYSERDNWGHLYLYNSLTGKVKNQITKGDFVITRLIKVDEKTRTLYFIANGREKGNPYFGHFYKIGFDGKNLVSLTPEDGNHIVSLSPSENYFIDSYSKPDVPPVTLMRSLDGKLIVNLEKTDVSRLIATGWKAPTPVTVKAHDGTTDIYGLIFTPTKMDASKKYPVIDYIYPGPQGGSVGSWAFSASRGDNQALAELGFIVVVIEGTSNPDRSKSFHDMSYGNMAENTLPDQITAIKQLALKYPIDTNKVGIWGHSGGGFATATAMFKYPDFFKVGISESGNHDNRNYEDDWGERYNGLVENSNYEAQANQNYAKNLKGKLMLVHGLMDDNVPPSNTLLVVEALEKANKSFDLVLFPNSAHGYGLYSPYMMRRRWDYFVKNLLGLEPPKDYLMKGPTR